Proteins from a genomic interval of Chanodichthys erythropterus isolate Z2021 chromosome 6, ASM2448905v1, whole genome shotgun sequence:
- the si:dkey-238i5.2 gene encoding 227 kDa spindle- and centromere-associated protein isoform X2: protein MIKARSAMKRIQPFTIGTKLSVPSETKCLDYVGIILPVPGLDCCELRNDSNNDNSSFRQERVSTSTPVEGLSDDIKEEDDRDSVSPSTSSRSIRKIAMCANAESTINCHVTDFNVTSYETNKPSTSTEKLFLVEERLSDKSGEQLETDPWTKGRKIRNLHYDYTVPGFPRDQPEDAAHSQRRDLKDIENSLIQLTTSLDLMQVKCVVKMFLFCLLTCLVEPLPHERLMHLLCQEEPERPHQNTSDAVDLGLEMFRTRQSPGDHVDKSWLKLRSLLRDYHQDLMLALDVSSFYQQADSIISSINWKRNRVLAGEIQKSDKETREIACQINMLNESASRLSTLHPTLARRVTCKQAEVKENWALLQEFLRNQKTDVSSKRPSTLPAEPLTTCPDSQSFARNEGHNIMGKDVKEEQNRLRGFECSQGLWAHRMWSPVEECSVGSRGSLSESSCSKLDNIPEKQDRKSCVGQMAQTTPVSSQECVISSKLLKELTTSTGMNEEIDCSKQRQDHKIEELLSQVEVLWDALQTKYGENNETEPAEKEQTGDKAAQMVTELTLINHLPENVEGGSSGMLEKFLELLDPSGYHKKSQDVNRQQMDEDAEMSLDLLSHQTDQERSQKQDQTIDELQSSLSTLTLRINQHLCRCAELSMDLLDIETDMAVLCDSDLSGLEGLQEQQDDLEAHYNIIESEVREMERLASQIQVPSPEERDPLREEVQAILQAWEEVGRNMAENRCRLEKFHQIQDYFENYLAMITWTENTRSCILAGSSAWRESEISEIDLCIETKLDEFSKLAAAGHMLLQDESQFKDIIKERTDELQSMLGWIQVNWHAQREQLKRNKEGRPESTNDPVQQQAIPFKHPSDSLCIINREIKGSATETQSSQNNFEQQSGRHDLSSVVSQESCLSKTSLGSSICLILTFDDQSSGINQVTKQWSPNNNEIHEESTSSIQVERQQSQNKNSMQMQQPQEMLQVKWLNESVMNKESKQNSSSGNLGQLQNHGEPVQSLSKQKVSRILSPCNTESSFCNHLTEKLQSVNNQSNLQLSPDTDQVQNLSEISVMHQVQSPQLPSYKQDLTRNTAHDNIETSQNQNDDHLRHEVTAEVTHRVFTYLHVSDSYRTAGRVLEVVSPPHEEVQDTTSSALGSSSVQSPSSFSQNVTAEGGMVYNHNRFKASSLFKMKEPIRSKEDEQRRNSTLGNVGSESSGKSSSIFRRRCNTWPEEERREKESQSNSNLQVFIKKNMLPVDSVIDNKSIPFPEDNLPNAVKTSSGPVKNICSYLSLGSTLSFSLPKRFHNSVSDMENKEEIEPIQIYDGSNNPTLPSTRTPQLELTVEPVVHMKQTEINPVDMEDTEEPEVETQQLNQVYESTEPVLRVFTLAEHEGPDHDSSSHHKASPPVINSPPSVSQCSPSSSCGHNCFSVYTKIKDLNGHLYYTSKYMKINSSENLFPNGQGSRKSGRIINCGVRDCAVCFSDTVKETRVDCAEKPDISMEELLQPGHWLFQQEEEELEDIWRGRVGNLTLDYAVETNTDEETG from the exons ATGATTAAAGCAAGAAGTGCAATGAAGAGGATCCAGCCTTTCACTATCGGGACTAAGTTATCTGTCCCCTCCGAGACAAAATGTTTGGATTATGTGGGCATCATCCTTCCTGTACCGGGTCTGGACTGCTGTGAACTGAGAAATGACTCAAATAATGACAATTCTTCTTTCCGTCAGGAGAGAGTGTCCACATCTACACCAGTGGAGGGACTTTCAGATGAtattaaagaggaagatgaCAGGGATTCTGTGTCCCCTTCAACTTCTTCCAGATCTATCAGGAAGATTGCTATGTGTGCAAACGCTGAAAGCACAATCAACTGCCATGTCACTGACTTTAACGTGACAAGCTATGAGACGAACAAGCCAAGTACTTCTACTGAAAAGCTGTTTCTAGTTGAGGAAAGACTGAGTGACAAGTCCGGTGAACAGCTGGAG ACTGATCCATGGACTAAAGGAAGGAAGATAAGGAACCTTCATTACGATTACACTGTGCCAGGTTTCCCACGTGATCAACCAGAGGATGCAGCTCACAGCCAAAGGAGAGACCTCAAGGACATCGAGAACTCTCTCATCCAACTGACAACAAGTCTGGACTTGATGCAGGTTAAATGcgttgtaaaaatgtttctgttttgtttattaACGTGTCTTGTTGAACCATTACCTCATGAACGCTTAATGCATCTCCTGTGCCAGGAGGAACCAGAAAGACCTCATCAGAACACGTCAGATGCTGTAGATTTAGGATTGGAAATGTTTAGAACAAGACAAAGCCCGGGGGACCACGTTGACAAATC GTGGCTGAAGTTAAGGTCTCTCCTGAGGGACTATCATCAAGATCTCATGTTGGCTCTAGATGTCTCATCGTTTTACCAACAAGCTGACAGCATCATCAGCAGCATTAATTGGAAG AGGAACCGTGTATTGGCGGGCGAGATCCAAAAAAGTGACAAAGAGACCAGAGAAATTGCCTGTCAGATCAAT ATGCTGAATGAGTCTGCGTCTCGCCTGTCAACTCTCCACCCAACCCTGGCCAGAAGAGTTACATGCAAACAGGCCGAGGTTAAGGAGAACTGGGCACTTCTCCAGGAGTTTCTCCG GAACCAGAAGACAGATGTGTCTTCCAAACGCCCATCAACTTTACCCGCTGAACCTCTTACCACATGCCCTGACTCACAGAGCTTTGCTAGAAATGAGGGTCACAACATAATGGGAAAAGACGTCAAAGAGGAGCAAAACCGTCTCCGAGGATTTGAG TGCTCTCAAGGCCTGTGGGCCCATAGGATGTGGAGTCCAGTTGAGGAATGTTCTGTAGGGAGTCGAGGCTCACTGTCGGAGAGCAGCTGTTCCAAGCTGGACAATATCCCTGAAAAACAGGACAGGAAGAG CTGTGTGGGCCAGATGGCTCAAACAACCCCTGTTTCCTCTCAAGAATGTGTTATATCCAGTAAGCTGTTGAAGGAGTTGACGACATCCACTGGAATG AATGAAGAGATTGACTGCTCAAAGCAAAGACAAGATCACAAAATAGAGGAGCTCCTAAGCCAGGTAGAGGTCCTTTGGGATGCTCTGCAGACAAAATACGGAGAGAATAATGAGACCGAACCAGCGGAAAAAGAACAAACCGGAGATAAAGCCGCACAGATGGTAACAGAACTCACACTTATAAACCATCTCCCGGAAAACGTAGAAGGCGGCAGTTCAGGAATGCTTGAAAAGTTCCTTGAACTTCTGGATCCCAGCGGatatcacaaaaaaagtcag GATGTCAATAGGCAACAAATGGATGAGGATGCAGAAATGTCACTGGATCTTCTGAGTCATCAAACTGACCAAGAAAGATCCCAGAAACAGGACCAGACCATTGATGAACTACAAAGCTCG CTCTCCACTCTAACACTGCGGATAAACCAGCACCTCTGCCGCTGTGCTGAGCTCAGTATGGACCTCCTGGACATAGAAACAGATATGGCTGTGCTTTGTGACTCTGACCTCAGTGGTCTGGAGGGGCTACAGGAGCAGCAGGATGACCTAGAG GCTCATTATAATATCATTGAGTCAGAGgtgagagagatggagagactAGCCAGTCAGATACAGGTTCCTTCCCCAGAGGAGAGAGACCCTCTCAGGGAAGAAGTTCAGGCAATCCTGCAGGCTTGGGAGGAAGTAGGCCGCAACATGGCTGAGAACAGATGCCGCCTGGAGAAGTTTCACCAGATTCAGGACTACTTTGAAAACTATCTTGCCATGAT TACGTGGACAGAGAACACCAGATCCTGTATCCTTGCTGGCAGCTCTGCTTGGAGAGAGAGTGAAATTTCAGAGATTGATCTCTGCATTGAAACAAAGCTGGATGAGTTTAGCAAACTGGCTGCAGCTGGTCATATGCTTTTGCAAGATGAGAGTCAGTTTAAAGACATT ATCAAGGAGAGAACAGATGagttgcaaagcatgctgggatgGATCCAGGTGAACTGGCATGCTCAAAGAGAGCAGCTTAAAAGAAACAAGGAAGGGAGACCAGAGTCAACAAATGATCCTGTTCAACAGCag GCTATTCCTTTCAAACATCCTTCTGATAGTCTGTGCATTATAAACAGAGAGATCAAAGGAAGTGCTACCGAAACACAGTCATCTCAAAACAACTTTGAGCAACAGAGTGGGAGACATGATTTGTCCAGTGTTGTTAGTCAGGAGTCCTGCCTTTCGAAGACATCGCTAGGCTCTAGCATCTGTCTCATTTTGACCTTTGATGACCAGTCTTCAGGCATCAACCAAGTGACAAAGCAATGGTCACCCAACAATAATGAAATACATGAAGAGTCAACAAGCAGCATTCAGGTGGAAAGACaacaatcacaaaacaaaaactcaatGCAAATGCAACAGCCACAAGAAATGCTTCAGGTGAAATGgctgaatgaatcagtcatgAATAAAGAGAGCAAACAAAATTCATCTAGTGGGAATCTTGGACAATTGCAAAACCATGGAGAACCAGTCCAGTCACTAAGCAAACAAAAAGTATCCAGAATTTTGTCCCCATGTAACACCGAATCATCATTTTGCAACCACCTAACAGAGAAACTGCAGTCCGTCAACAACCAATCCAATCTTCAGTTATCACCAGACACTGATCAGGTACAAAACCTATCAGAGATATCAGTTATGCATCAAGTGCAAAGCCCTCAGTTACCAAGCTACAAACAAGACTTGACGCGAAATACGGCACACGACAATATAGAAACAAGCCAAAACCAAAACGACGACCACCTGCGGCATGAAGTGACAGCTGAAGTCACTCATAGA GTGTTCACGTATTTACACGTCTCGGATAGTTACAGAACTGCAGGACGAGTCTTGGAGGTCGTATCCCCACCTCATGAAGAAGTGCAGGACACGACATCCTCTGCATTGGGTTCCTCCTCGGTTCAATCGCCCTCCTCCTTCTCGCAAAATGTCACAGCTGAAGGAGGAATGGTTTACAATCACAACAGATTCAAGGCAAGCTCTTTGTTCAAGATGAAAGAGCCAATTAGAAGTAAAGAGGATGAGCAGAGAAGAAACTCTACGCTTGGCAATGTAGGATCGGAAAGTTCTGGCAAATCTTCAAGCATTTTCAGGCGGAGGTGTAACACTTGGCCAGAAGAAGAacggagagagaaagaaagtcaaTCAAACTCCAACCTTCaggttttcattaaaaaaaacatgttaccGGTAGATTCTGTCATTGATAACAAATCCATTCCTTTTCCAGAAGACAATTTGCCTAATGCTGTCAAGACTTCAAGTGGACCAGTTAAAAACATCTGCTCTTATTTGTCTCTAGGATCCACTCTTAGCTTCAGTCTTCCCAAGCGCTTTCACAACAGTGTCTCAGACATGGAAAATAAAGAGGAGATTGAACCTATACAGATTTATGATGGCTCAAACAACCCAACATTACCCTCAACTCGAACGCCACAATTAGAATTGACAGTGGAACCAGTGGTTCATATgaaacaaactgaaataaacCCGGTAGATATGGAAGATACAGAAGAACCTGAGGTCGAGACCCAACAATTGAACCAAGTTTATGAAAGCACAGAACCTGTCTTGAGGGTTTTCACATTGGCTGAACATGAAGGACCTGATCATGATTCCTCCAGCCACCACAAAGCCTCTCCTCCAGTAATCAATAGTCCCCCATCTGTCAGTCAATGCAGTCCTTCTTCATCCTGTGGTCACAATTGCTTTAGTGTTTACACCAAAATAAAAGACTTAAATGGCCACTTATACTACACATCTAAATACATGAAGATAAACTCCTCAGAAAACTTGTTCCCTAATGGCCAGGGCTCCCGTAAAAGTGGCCGTATCATAAACTGTGGTGTGAGAGACTGTGCAGTGTGTTTCAGTGATACAGTGAAAGAGACAAGAGTAGACTGTGCAGAGAAACCAGACATCAGCATGGAGGAGCTTCTTCAGCCAGGGCACTGGCTCTTCCAGCAGGAGGAAGAAGAACTGGAAGATATCTGGAGAGGAAGAGTGGGTAATCTCACTTTAGACTATGCCGTGGAAACAAATACAGATGAAGAAACAG